GGCCCGAGGTGGAACCGGTGCTGAGACACGGACCCCAGGCAGTGCGGACCCCCAGGTGGGAGACCGGCATGCCCCTCACCTTCATAGAAGTCCAGGGTGCACATGGTGTGGCCCACGACCGTGGGGAACTTGCCCAGGTCCGCAGAGCACCGTGCCAGCTCCTGTACCAGCTGCTCATCCATGTGCGTGCTGCGGACCACCCGCTTCCCGAGGACCATCAGCTCGAACTCCGGCTTGAAGCAGGCGTCCACCGCCTGCCCGGTGATGACCACGGAGCCAGGCTCCAGACCTGCAGGAAGAAGCAAGTGTCTCGGCCACAAGGCGCCAACAGGGAGGGAAGGGCCCCGTCCACGCACCTAAACACTGAAGGGTCAGTCATGCcctaaaaagaaatatgtaagatCCCTCTTCTGCAccagaatttttttctcaatgGTAAAAGTAATGAATGCGTAGATGCAGCAGAAAATACggaaaagtacaaagaagaaagtgaaattgcCGGGGAGGCCCTATCTTGGCTGAACAGCATCTTACAGTCGCTGATGGAACTGTGTGGAGCTGCGATTACCAGAATGTGTTCAGCTGGTCTCTGTTTTGTACCTTTTTATTATGTAAGGTTTTGAGTAAATACCAGAGTAGACAAGAATAGTGTAAGGaaggccttcctaggtggcacagtggttaagaatctgcctgccagtgcaggggacacaggttcgagcactgccctgggaagattccacatgccatgaaccagctaagcccatgcaccacaactattgagcctgtgctctagagcccatgagccacaactattgagctcatgtgccgcaactattaaagcccatgcgcctagagcctgtgctccgcaacaagagaagccactacaatgaggagcccgcacaccacaatgaagagtagcccccattctcagcaaatagagaaagcccgtgtgtagcaatgaagacccaaggcagccaataaataaaataaattaattaatttattaaaaaaaaaaaaaacaatagtatAAGGAACCCACCGGCTACCCCAAACCCGGCTCCTTGAGGTCTCCAGCTCCTGACGCCCTGGCTTCCCTTGAGGGCTGACCCACAGGGAGGTCCTGCTTCCTGTACCTTCCTGAGCGTTTCCACATTTGCTCCTTGCTCCTTGGTCTTATAATAACTTTGCTTAGGATTTGACCAGGAGCCTTTCCTACTACTACTTATTTAATGTGATATTGGTTTTCCTAAACATTTAGGAGAAGGAAGAAGCCAGGAGGTCTGTCCCAGAGCCCCCACGTCGGCTGCTTTCATGAGACACTAAAAAATGTGGCCAATTGCCAGGCTCTGGCTCAgctccttcccccccaccccctccattcATCTGGACTTTCTCTCCCCTGCTGTTCTGGTCAACCTAGACTCTCCTCAGGTGTCTATACCGAGTGTGGACCTGGAAGAAAGCTCAGGTTGTTGTTTTCACAAATTCATGGGGCCTCAAATTTTCAAGCCACTTCAGACCTCAGATTGGAAGGTGCAAACCCTCTCCCAGTGTCAGCTGCTCTTCCTCACACGGGCCCTGCACTTTCCCGGGATACTTGTTGGCTATTTCAGAATTCTCTTCTCACATCCATCAGAAGCCCTGGAGTCACCCTGTGCTTCCTCCCAAGCGGGGGCCCGTGCCACCCACCCACTGTTCCTATTTTGGGATTTGTGAGATGCTGTGTCACACTTTGTTGTCAGGGGTTTGGGGTCTGGCTCTCTAGTTGATCTGTCCATTTTTATGGGGCAATTTTGGGAGACTCAAAATCCACCTTACACCCTCCAGAATTCTCTCTCtggttattgattttaaaatcccTCCAAAACAAGAACTCAGGAAGGATCTGCTGGAGCTCACGGCCAGCTCTGGTAAGATGTGCACAGCCTGGAGTCCATTGGGTGGATGGTGTGGCAGACCAAGTGTGCAGGACCTGGGAGCTCGCGGTTATTGGGGTGTTTTCTTGAGAACAACGCCTTTAAATTTTGAATTACAACCTGCAAACCCAGATGTTACCTATCAATCTGTCTATAtagcaagaagaaaaatgagataatatatcaAGAAGATTTAAGGCCTACAACCTTAATCCTCTTTCACAGCGAGAAaatctaagttttcaaattacCATAAATGCAAGGGAGGTCAGGCCTAGACAGTCAGAAACAAATGCACAGAGGCCAGGCCATCAACAGCAGACCTCCTTCCAGCAGCTCCCAGCTCCTCGGTGGGAGTGAGAATTGCTAGAACCCAGTTTTCAGCAGAAAAGCCAGCCCAGAGTTGGAAAGTTAGAGAATAGGACAACTTATATCAAACAAGTTTGCCTCAAAGACTTTGGCTTAAAATTAACACAATTTTTAGCGTTTTGCTTTCTCATTACATctgtctttgttaaaaaaaattatgttgacAACTGGGGACTTTTAGGCAACTTAAGGACAGTTATCTTAATTTTGTATTCCTTGTCTCTCTTCCCCCTTTGATTTTCCTGTAGGTTTTCTCACAAAGTGCTTCACATCCTTGCaggaatggggaggaggaggagtaagcaaaatgaaggagaaaggcagaagaaagagggattagaaagaataaaaagaaagaatgaagcaaACAAGAAGGCCCACGTGTGTAACCCCAAAAGAATGGGTTTTCGGGTGCATATGGCTTGGTGCCTTTCTGTGACTATCTCCAGGATGTGAGTTGAGAAAAGTAGCTGgaccaaaaaaaaccaacaaaacaagcTTCTTTTCACACCCACTGCTGATGGGCTGTCCCTGAGCACGGCCCAGGTAGGAGCTCTGGGTCCCCACGCTGCCCACCCGGGTCCCAGTTGTGCTCTGCACACTGACCTATCCCTCCGGAGGTGCCGATGCGGATGATGGTGACGTCGGAGCAGCGGGCGTGGTACAGCAGCTTGATGAGCTCATGCAGCATGATGGCGATGGAAGGGATGCCCATCCCGTGCTAGAACCAGGGAGAAACGCCAGCGTCATGCTCAAGGGTGCCTCTGCGTGTTCTGTGCTGCATCGCTAACTGCTGATAAAGAGGATGAACTTCACAACGTACATTTAAAAACTATGAACACTTgggggggacttctctggcagcacagtggttacaaatccacctgccaatgcaggggacacgggttcgagccctggtctgggaagatcccacatgccacggagcaactaagcccgtgcacaactagtgaccctgcactctagagcccgcaagccacaactactgaagcctgcacacctagaacaagagaagccactgcactgagaagcccgcccaccgcaatgaagagtagcccctgctcacaacaactagagaaagcccaagtgcagcaacgaaaacccaacataaataaataacagcagacaaaaattaattaattaaataaaataaaagctatgaACACTTAGGGAAGTGTAAAGGTTTGCACCACGCTGTGGAATGGATGACCCCATTTGATCCACACGACCCGTGGAACAGATGGCAGCTGAGGACCAGAGGCCTGCTGTTGCTAGGTAACAAACAGCCCCACTGGCTAAGTCTGGCTGCAGCCAAACTCAGTAACTGGCTGGTGGCTCCGCCCTGTGGAGGCTGCTGCCCCCGCAGTTCTGCCAGAGCCGTTTCCTCCCATCTCTGCATCCCCTACTCCGCCCTTCTCCAGAGGCCCTCCTGGTGCCCCGTCGGCCAGGAGCCGCCCCTACGCTACAGCCTAGCACTCCTTGGAGACCGTCTGTCATGGAATGTGGCACGTGGGAAGTGCTTCCATGAATTATCTGCACCTGAATACGTCTTGGCTCTTGGGTGGCTGACGCGGCCAGACAGCTTAGCTGCCCGGAGAGGGGGCACCTGTCCTGGCCTCAGGGGCAGCCTTCCTCTAAGGCAGCACTTTTCTTTACTTTCCTGCctacaaaggaaaccaaaacgggaaaatgaaaaccacaggagGTTTCTGTGCTCGCTCACGGCTGACTCACACATGTGTGAAGTAACTTCCCTGTGAGGTGGCCGAGGCGGGGTCACCTGGTACCTGCCCCCGACTCTCCTCCTGGCCCtggcccaggcagggcaccaTCCGCCGGGCCTCCAACCTGAGTCCTCACCGTGTGCGCACGGCTGGGTGGGTCTGCGTGGGTGCATCGGTCTCCCCCAGAGACGGGCCCCACCATCTCTgcagcccagccccaggctcccCTCGCCCCCAGCCCGCCTTGAGGGCGGTACTCACGCTGACGGACAGCACCGGGCCCACTTTAAACATGGCGTAGCGGTCGGTGCCCTCGCAGATGTTGGGGTAGTCTGCATCTGGCTGGCCAAGGCCCAGCTCCACAGCCACGTACTTGATGAAGGCTTTCATCCGCGAAGGGCTTCCTCCAACACACACGAACTGCAGACAGAGAACAGAGCCGCGTCCGCACAGGCACCGCAACCCGTCACATAGCGGGGGTCTTCAAAGTGGAgtcagcagcagcggcagcatcTCCTGGACCTTGCCAGAAATGCAgatcccttccctgcccccccgccGGCCCCCCAGACCTGCTGCGTCAGGGGAGCCAGTGTGTGTGCGCGGTACGGAGCcctcctggtgattctgatgcttcCCCTGCTTCACGGGGTTCACGGACTCACAGCTCAGTGCAGGAGCCCCCGACAGTGCAAAGCAGCCAGCTCGCCAGCACGCAGGACAGCCACACCCTCGCCTCTCCGGGGCAAGCCCAGCCCCACGCCGGCAGGGGTTCCATAAATTAGGACCGAGGCGCTTAAGGCTTGGTGGGAGGGGGGCCTGAAGCTTGAAGGAACTAGCTAAACAGATGGTTGTGTGTCTTAAGTGACAGACAGCAGACCATGTGACCACTCCTCCTTGGTATCCCTCGCTCCCCTAGAGAAGGTTTAGTGTCTGCTCTTTACTAGTTTCTCAGTGAAGCgttaggaaatttattttatatggcTTCAATTATATACTAAATTCGAAAGAGATTAATTAGGAACCAATATGGCAGTATTTGTGATAGTTTTCTTTAACTCAATATTTCATATTCTTCAAAAGTAACAATTTACAAAAATCTGATTCACATATAACTTCATGAGCTCGTCCTCTGTCACCTCCCCCCGTGTGATGCAGTGTACCCGTATCACTTGAAAGGAGGGTGACCTGAAGACAAACCCCCAGGATCAAAAGCCCTGCTTTTTACCTTCACGTCTCCAAACATAGCCGGGAAGTCGTGGGTGCTGGTGCTGAGGCTGAAATGGTAGAGGACATCTTCTTTCATTGCTGCCACATGGGGATTGCAAAGCTGTACGAAGCCACTGTCCCAAAACAGGAAAGGAGACGGTTTATAGAACCAGCGTCCAGTGGCTGGAGGGACCACATAAGCACCCTGTGCCAACGAGGCATGTGGAACACAGCAGGCGGGACAACCCCAGCCTGCAGAGGCTCCCACCGTCTCTGttcctccccctttccttcccctccccctctctttaCACCCAGGGCTCCTTTTGGAGAATGATCAGAAAGAACTCAGTAGAGCACCAAAAAGTACAAAGctcatgggaattcccttgtagtccagtggttaggacttcatgctcCACTGCcaagagcctgggttcaatcccttgtcagggaactaagatccagctccagaaaaaaaaagaaaaagaaaaaaaggacaaagatcAAAACAGCAAATCATCTCATGTAAAGATTGTAGCCAATTGCTACCCAACTCAAGTTCACTCAACATATAAACTTAGcttcatgttaaaaataatacatttattacaGGAAATATGCAtcagaacagaagaaagaaattgcCTCTAATTCTCCCACCCAGAGATCGTCTTTCCAATCTGATACCTTTCTTTTTTGGTTCCTTGTCCTATTTCACTGGCCAGCACTCTGCTGGTACAATGTCCAAGGAGAGTGATGAGACAAgacatcttttcattttggtttttttcagtgCGGCTGCTAGAAACTTTGTGTGGCTCACATTGTATTCCTCTTGGACAGCACACTGCTGGCCTGCAGTAGGGCTCAGCAAAATTTCCCATAAAAggccagaaagtaaatattttttccttgcagGTCTTAGGTGCTCTGTTACCACTTCTGAGCCCTGTTGTTGTCACATGAATGTGGCCACAGACAACACGCAAAGGAGCCTggatgtgttccaataaaatgcTGCCCAGGACTAGATCACATTTCCAGCCTCAGACATGCCTCCTTCCACACCTGTGCCTTCTTGACCCCACCCTCAGGTGTGCTGCCAGGTGCCAGGGGCACAGAGGGAGGCAGACGTGGGTCCCAAGCTCACAGCAATCAggaccttctttttcttccttctgagtCAGGACCCACAGATCACATTTTATTCTCAATCTAACTCGGAGAAAAAACAGTACAGGAGGAGAAGGTCTTGGCAGCCTTTGATTTGTAAACATCACGACGTGACTGACCCTGGCCACCTGCATGTCCTCCTCCACTGTCTCTGGTTCCTGTTCTCTCTGGCATCACTGGTCGTCAACCGCAAACTAAAGCCCAGGCTCTAGCCCCAGGgtgcctgcttctctctctcctgtgcctcCTCACTTCTTCATCTCCTCACGTCTTCATCTTCTCACTTCTTCCTTTCGTGTTCTCACATCTCCCTCCTGTTGCCCTAGAGTGCCATCCAAGTTAACTCACACCTGAACTGTCTCAAAAGGCTGACAGATGAAAGAGTCGAACAAAATATTGAGAGACAGATCTTTTTCTAAGAGGAGGATGCTGGTAGACTGTCAAACACACTGGGCTCACCAGTAAACTGGCACCAGGGCCATTAGCAGACTGTGCTGGTGGCTGGCTCACAGGACAGCACCAGGGCAGCAGGGGCAAGGAACCTGCCCAGGCTAGAGTCTGTGCTGGATCCCGACCAGTCCTGACCAGGCTTACTCTCCTGGGACAGGAGGTCTCTTTCCAAGGGACCAAATCCACTTCAAACAAACCCCAAGGTTTCCCAGAATGCCTGCTTAATCTCCAGGCCAAGCTGAAATTCTGAGGTCATAACACAGCCAGAGTATCTGAAGCTCCTTTAAAGACAATTATTTTAGTGTAATTACAGTTCTTGTTCTCCTTCAGGATGTTATGAATACACTGGGTACAAATAGAAGGGCTAACCACCCAGCGTCGGAACTGACAACACAGGATGTGATAAAACAACTTTGTCAGGTTTCaaaacctttctttccttcttcattccaagaggaggagaaggaaacagGGTAACTGTGAAGACcagcaaagattttaaaatatgtaaattggaCACGTAACACAGTGAACAGAACAAGCTTAGACTTATTTTTGTTACTTAGGTATAGTTAACttacagtattgtattagtttcagctCCATAACATAGCGCTTCAatttttttatagattacactttattcttttaataagtCAAAGACATACTACTTGGAAAACTATTTCTCTAGTCTACACACAATTTCAATTGACTTTAAATTGCTTTATTCTGTCACtttactcatttaacaaatattcactgagcacctattcTGTAAAAGAAATGCATGAGAtgcaaaatgaatgaaacttgGCTTCTGATTTCAGGAGTTTATCAGCACGGGAGAGAAAATATGACCACCGTTAGACAAACTGGCCCACATGTCCTGGGCCGCATGTTTGAGGGACTAGCAGGGAATGAGGAAGGGGTCGGGGACCCTCAGCTGAACCTCATGTGAGCACATGTCAGGCCCTGCACCAGGCGGAAGGGATGCAGAGATTAGCAGCATGGAAGGCTTTTGACTGTGGGAAACAGTGTCATTACTGGCGGTGCGTGTAAGTCACTCAACATTACAACCTCTGCAGAAGCTAGGTTCTACTAGGCCCCGTTGTCAAGGCTCAGGGCCACGCCTATAATAAGAGGCTGCACTCAGGAGCTGGACTTCAGGGTTTCTCACAACACACACTGGCCTCGGGAGGGTGGACCATACAAGTCCACCATAGGGTGGACCATAAAacaaggggaggtggggaagtggggggtgggggaggggtcactACTTAGGGGAGCCGCGTCCAGGGCACCCAATGTGCGGGCCTCCCTTCTCCAGCCTCCGATTCAACCACCCCCTCCACCAGCCCCCAGGATCCTCAACTTGGCTGGGAGGGTGGCTTGGAAAGTGGGGACAGGGCGTATTTTGTTGTCAATGATTGAAGCACCAGGGATCCTACTAGTTCAATTAAAAAGTTCTCTCTGCAAGTACTATTCCCAGGGCAGCCCCAAAACTTGAAAATGGACCTCAGAAcccaggggaaggaaggaggggtgggTGTGCATGTGGAATTAGAACCTGAGCAAGTGACCAGCATGTGCGAGGCTCCAGAGCAGTTCCTGAGGAACCTCCCAGAAGGGAACAGAGGAGCCCTGTTGTCAGGGTGAGAGGCCACTAGGACCAGGTGAGGTCCCTGCCCAGGATGCGGTCTCCCAGGGAATCCCAGCAGGGTGGGTAGCGAAGAAACTGGAAACAGTAGTGGATTTCAAGCCCATGTAGGATTTgggattaaaacataaaattcttgCTTTTCGTATTTTATGGCGAGAcaagaacattttaaatacagaatttttctctgcctgtttcagccttttccccctcccccaccgttTTAGTGTGTATTGTGCATCTTGGGAGACAACCTTCCTTCTTAACCTTGTGAGGGACCACGATGACCCAGGACCCACTACTCACTTTGTACATGTGGGTccggattgtgtaaactgtcagtaATACGTTATTTGACGTATAACCTATTGTCTCAAAAGGTTTGAACTGAGGGCCATAgttaaagaatttcttaaaccCAGGGAGGATTCTCAAAAGATTTTGTGTACGGATTACCAAGATGAGAGGCCACTGGTCTGACTAAACTGACCAGAGCTGATACTCAGAGCTTAATAGgaattgggggggcggggggggggggcgggggggaggtgcTTCTCCACTAAGCTGAGTGGGGGAAGTCAAACATTCCaacataaatgaatgggtgtgtcAGTCCTTTGACACATTGAGGAGGCCACCCAATTCTTTGAGGACTTGAAAACAGCTGCCCTTGTTTTACAAATCTAGTCTTTACAACCCAAAGCCTACCAGTCCTTCACCACTCCAAAACCTCCCCTGTTTATCTTCGGAGGCCTGtagtattgagaaaaaaaaaaaaattcctggccTTAAGGGAACAAAGTCCCCCTAGGAGGAAGGAGCCTTTTTCCTCCTACACCTTAGAGATGCAAATATTCTACCTGATCACCTCAGGAGCCCTCATCTCTTGGCCatccttttaaaatgcagatttcaggAAAGCAACTCTTacccaaattaaaaaacaaaatgggaaGAGGTGATTTggaacttgacttgtcaaggacATACAAATCTTAAGTGTCTTCTCCATAAATATTAGTCTAGACAGACaaccttgatttgttccatct
The window above is part of the Hippopotamus amphibius kiboko isolate mHipAmp2 chromosome 4, mHipAmp2.hap2, whole genome shotgun sequence genome. Proteins encoded here:
- the UPP1 gene encoding uridine phosphorylase 1 isoform X1; the protein is MASPGAETKKPEHHSGFVQLCNPHVAAMKEDVLYHFSLSTSTHDFPAMFGDVKFVCVGGSPSRMKAFIKYVAVELGLGQPDADYPNICEGTDRYAMFKVGPVLSVSHGMGIPSIAIMLHELIKLLYHARCSDVTIIRIGTSGGIGLEPGSVVITGQAVDACFKPEFELMVLGKRVVRSTHMDEQLVQELARCSADLGKFPTVVGHTMCTLDFYEGQGRLDGALCCYTEKDKQEYLQAAYAAGIRNIEMEASVFSAMCNACGLRAAVVCVTLLNRLEGDQISSPHEVLVEYQQRPQQLVGHFIKKCLAEA
- the UPP1 gene encoding uridine phosphorylase 1 isoform X2 yields the protein MGIPSIAIMLHELIKLLYHARCSDVTIIRIGTSGGIGLEPGSVVITGQAVDACFKPEFELMVLGKRVVRSTHMDEQLVQELARCSADLGKFPTVVGHTMCTLDFYEGQGRLDGALCCYTEKDKQEYLQAAYAAGIRNIEMEASVFSAMCNACGLRAAVVCVTLLNRLEGDQISSPHEVLVEYQQRPQQLVGHFIKKCLAEA